One Ilumatobacter coccineus YM16-304 genomic window, CGGTTCCAGCTTCTCGTCGATCATGCGCCGGCCAGTGTGCCGAGCCGGTTCGATCGCGCTTCGGGAGGCAAGCGTCACTAATGAAATCGGTGGCGCGGAGGGGACGTCGACGGCGATGTGTGCTGTCATGTGGGGATGGCTGAATTCCTCACCGACATCGAAACCCTTCGTGCGCGTGCCCGCGCCAACATCGAGCAGGGCCCGATCACCGATGCGTACGGCGCCGACCGCGAACGCGTCATCGAGGTGCTCAACGAGGCGCTCGCCACCGAGCTGGTGTGCGTCCTGCGCTACAAGCGCCACTACTTCACGGCCACCGGCCTCAACGCGGCACCCGTCGCTGCGGAGTTCTTGCAGCACGCCAACGAAGAACAGGGCCACGCCGACCAGATCGCCCTGCGCATCACGCAGCTGCAGGGTTCACCGAACTTCGACCCCGAAGGGCTCACGACGCGCTCGCACGCCGAGTACGACGACAGCTCGGCGCTCCTCGACATGGTGCGCGAAGACCTCATCGCCGAGCGCATCGCCATCGAGAGCTACAGCGAGATCATCGAGTGGTTGGGAACGAAGGACTCCACCACCCGCCGGATGCTCGAAGACATCCTGAGCGTCGAGGAAGAACACGCCGACGACCTCTTGAGCATCCTCGAGGACATGAACGCCTGAACCGTCGCCCGTCGGTCACCACTCGGTGGCCGACGGGACGACCCCGCTCGGCGCAGTTGCCTCGGGCAGAGTTCAGTTCGCGTCGACGACGTTGTCGCACGTGCCACCCGCGGTGACCGTGCGCACGTTGCCGAGCGTCGTCTCGGCGATGGCCGTGAGCGCTTCGCGCGTCAGGAAGGCCTGGTGCGCCGTGATGAGCACGTTCGGGAACGTCAGCAGCCGGGCGAAGACGTCGTCGTCGATGATCTCGTCACTGCGGTCCTCGAAGAAGAGGTCGCCCTCCTCCTCGTAGACGTCGAGCGCCAACGACCCGAGCCGACCCGACTTGAGCGAGGCGAGCACGGCGTTGGTGTCGACGAGCGCACCACGGCCGGTGTTGACGAGCATCGCACCGGGCTTCATCGCCTCCAGCGCCGCCTCGTCGATCAGATGATGGGTGTCGGCGGTGAGCGGGCAGTTGAGCGTGACGATGTCGGCTCGTTGGAATGCCTCGTCGAGCGACACGTACGACACGCCGAGTTCGCGGAGATGGTCGTCTTCGAACGGGTCGACTGCCACCACCTCGCAGCGCAGGTGCCACAGGAGTCGGGCGACGATGACGCCGATCTTGCCGGTGCCGATCACCGCGGCCGTCTTGCCGGCCATGTCGAAACCGACGAGGCCGTCGAGCGAGAAGTTGCCGTCTCGGACGCGGTTGTGCGCCCGGTGGATCTTGCGGTTGAGCGCGAGCATGAGCGCCAGCGTGTGCTCGGCCACGGCGTTGGGCGAGTACGACGGCACCCGCACGACCGTGACCCCGAGCCGCCCGGCGGCGTCGAGATCGACGTTGTTGTACCCGGCACATCGCATGGCGACCAGACGGGTACCTGCCTCGGCGAGCGTGCGGAGCACCGCCTCCGACACGTCGTCGTTGACGAACGCGCACACCGACGTCGCCCCCGCTGCGAGCGGCGCCGTCTGTTCGGTGAGGCGGGTGTCGAGATACTCGAGTACGAGCGGGGCGTCGAGCGCCTGGTTGGCCTCGTCGAACGCTGCGCGGTCGTACGGCTTTGCGGAGAACAGGACGATGTCGTGCACGCTCGTGTTCCTCGACGTCGAACTCACGCGTCGGCCACGACGTCGCGCATGGCGGCGGCCCCGCCACGCCGATGCTCGTGATCGTCGGCGGGCGGAATCACCACGACGGGCCGATGGCTGTGGCGCAGGATGTCTTGGCTGGTGCTGCCCAGGAACGGCGACACGCTGTGCCCGGCACCGTGCGAGCCGACCACGATGAACGCCGCGTCGATGTCGTCGGCGGCGCGCAGGAGCCCTTCGACCGCAGCGCCCTGTACGCACTCCCACCGCCAGGTGAGCCCCGTCCGCTGTGACAGCGGGGCGCACCAGTCGTCGGCCATCGCCGCCCGCACCTGACGCTCTCGCTCCTCCGGTCCGTCGCGCCAGTCGCCGAACGAACCGATCAGGCCGTACGCATGGATGACGACGAGTTCGACGTCGAGCCGCTCGGCGAGATCGGCGGCGAAGCGCATGCCGCGCTCGGCTTCGGGAGAGCCGTCGACGCCCACGATGACGGGGCCGGTCGTGCTCGGAACATGCTGCTCGAGATCGCTCACGTCGACATTGTGACAGTGATCTTCGTCGACGGGTAGGGCAGTTCGGCCCTGTCGCCCCCGCCGCGGGCCGTGGGATCCTGACGACATGGTCCTCGTCGCAGCACCGAAGACGCGCGGCACCGGATGAATCGGTACCGGACGATCCGCTCATGATCGCGCTCTGGATCGTCGCGTTCGTCGGCGGACTCGTGACCGCATCGCTGGCCAGCCGGCGAGCGGTGACGCACGCGTTGGCCGTCGCCGACGGCAGTCGCGTGTCGTCGGGGTTCATCGGGATGACGGTGCTGGCCATCGGCACCGACCTCCCCGAGATCGCGAACTCGATCATCTCGGCGGCCACGGGCCACGGCGACCTCAACGTCGGTGATTCCGCCGGTTCGGCGATGACCCAGGTGACACTCGTGCTCGGCATCCTGTGCTTCGGCGTCGAGGTCGTCTCCGACCGTCGAGCGGTCGCCGCCCTCGGCATCCTCACCGCCACGGCACTCGGGGTCATCAGTCTGCTCGTCCGCGACGGGGTCTTCGACCGAGTCGACGGCCTGCTGTTGGTCGCGTCGTGGGTGCTCGCGCTGATCGCGATGCGTTCCCTGGTGTCGGACTCGTCGCCGCCCGCGCAGCCGGGCAGCCGGATCGGTCCGGCGATCGCGCTCACGGCGGTGTGGCTGGTCGTGGTGGCGGTCGCCGCGACCGTGGTGGTCCAGAGCTTCGTGGCGATCACCGAGTCGATCGGCGTGCCGGAGATCCTGGCCGGCGCAGTCGTCCTCGCGCTCGGCACGTCGCTCCCCGAACTGATCGTCGACTGGACGGCGGTGCGACGCGGCGCAGGGGCCCTCGCGCTCGGCGACCTGTTCGGCTCGTCGTTCCTCGACGCGACGTTCGCCGTCGGCATCGGCCCGGCCCTCACCCCCACGGTCGTGTCGTCGGCTGCCACGGCGACCTGCATCGTCGCCGGGCTCGGCATCATCGCCGCGACGGCGATCGCCGCGACGAGACCGACGCTCCGGCGAGGAAGCGCCGTGGCCCTCGTCGGCGTGTACGGCGTCGCCACGGTGGCGCTGATCGCCGCGACCGGCTGAACGGGCGACGGGACCTTCTCCTCTTCCGCAACGGCTCGGCGCCCGTCAGTGTCGAGGTATGACCACCGATTCGACCACCGGCACGAACACCGGCACCAGGGGTCCCGGGCTCACCACGATCGCCGCCATCAGGGCTCGCTACGAACAACCGGGTCCGCACGCCAGCGCAGTCGTCGACGTGCCCAAGCCGGGCACGGTCGGCGACGATCTCGACGTCAGATGGAGCGCCGTCGAATCCGAACTGCGTTCGCTCGGTGCATCGGAGCGCACCGTGGCGAACATGGGCGATGCACTCCGGGCGACCCATCGACGCGGTCATCCCCTGCTCGTCACCGCCAACGATCACGACGCCGCGACCTGCTGGCTCGGCTTCGACATCGAGCCGTCGATCTCGCTCGGTCCGCTCCCGGCACTCCTGCCGGCAGCACACCAGGCCGCGCTGGTACCCGCCCCGACCGTCGCCGCCGTGATCGACCGAACCGGCGCCGACCTGTACGTCGTGGGAGCGCTCGACCTCGACACGCTCCGCGCCGTCGACGGTGACGACGAACAGATCCACAAGGCGCTGGGTGGCGGCATGTCGCAACCGCGCCACCAACGACACAGCGAGGTGATCTGGGAACGCAACGCCGAGCTCATCGCGGCAGCGATCACGAACGAATGCGCCTCGACCGGAGCGAACGGCGTCGTGCTGACCGGCGACGAGCGCGAGGTGAACCTCGTCCGGGACGAACTCGTCGAGTCGAGAGTCGGGCCCGTCCGACCCGTCCGTGCCGGTGGCCGCCACGAACCGACGACACCCGACCGTGTGCGATCGGCTGCCCTCGACTTCCGTGCGGAGCGCCACCGACGCCTCGTCGAACGCTCTCTCGACGATCTCCGCGAAGAACTCGGGCAGCGCGATCAGGCGATCGCCGGGTCGGTCGAGGTACTCGAGGCGATCACCGACAATCGGGTCAAGACGTTGTTCGTCGATCTCGACGTCGGCGCTCGTTCAGCCCACGTCGATGCCACGATCCGCGCGGCCCTCGCCCACGGCGCCGACCTCGTCACCGGTACCGGCTTCGACCTCCACGACGGCATCGCAGCGATCCTGCGGATTCCGTACACCTGATCCACACCAACCAGAGGAAGGCTCACCATGACCGATCATCAGCCGCACACGTGCCCGTACTGCGACCTCCGCTTCAAGTACCAGAACGAAGTGGTCGACCACGTCCGCCACGATCACCCCGATCACGCCAGCGTCGTGGCCGGCATCGAACCCCACGAACTGCCGCACGACTGACGCACCGATCCGCCTCGGCGTGTCGGAGGCGGACTCAGACGAGGTCGTCGTCGCCCGTGCGGGTGACCTGCTCCGGCCAACCGATCGAGGCGTCGGTGACCGCACCGTCGACGAGGTGGAAGCTCCGTCCGGTGACCTCGACGGGGATGATCCGGACCCAGGCCGAGCGGTCGACGTCGACCCAGGGAAACAGCAGCAGGCGGTCGACCTGAGCGATCTCGGGGACGCTGTCGAGGAACCGACCGAACCCCTTGATCAACACGCTCCAGGCGTCACCGTCTGCCGGCTCGAAGCCATCGATCTCGAACGCGACCCGCTCGAGGAGCGGCGCCTGTGAGATCTTGCTGTCGGGTCGGGTGCGGAACACGACCGACGAACCGTCGACGAGGTAATTGACCGGGTACACGGCCGGCTGCTCGTCGTGCAGCACGCCGATTCGGCCGATCGAAGTGCGGCGCAGGCGCTCCCAGCACTCGTCCTCGGTGAGGATCTGCGTGCCGGACGCCTCGTCATGCTGTGTCGGTTCCATCACACGATGAGAACACGCCGGGCACCGCCGTGGGCAGGGCCCAAGGTCCTGATCAACCCGCCGAGTCGTGGCGACGTCGAGCGAACAGCTTGCGCAACTCGTTCGCGAGCAACACGGTCGCCGCCAGGCCCCAGCAGGTCGCCCACTGCGAGATCGACAGCGGCGTGGTCTCGAATGCACGGTTCAACACGTCGAGGTGTACCACGGCGACCTGGAGCAGGACGGTGGCGACGACCGCAGCCCACAGCAACCGGTTGTCGAAGAGCTTGACGAAGGCGCTCACCCGGTCGGATCGGGAGTTGAACGCGTTGAACACCTGCGCCAGGACGATGGTGGTGAACACCATCGTCCTCCCCGATTCGAGGTCGCCGTCGCCGCCGAGCATCCCGCCCGCGAGTTCGAGGTCGAGGGCGACGAGTCCGGCCAGCGCGGTGACGGTGCCGACGATGGCGATGGTCACCCACATCGCACGGTCGATGATCGGGTCGGTGAGTCGGCGGGGTGGCTCGCTCATCACGTCCTCGACGCTCGAGTCGACGCCGAGCGCCAGGGCGAGTGCGCTGTCGGTGAGCAGGTTGATCCACAGGATCTGCGTCGCGAGGAGTGGCACGGCGAGGCCGTCACCGAGCCGCAGGCCGAGCGGTCCGGCGGCGAGCACACCGATCACCATCACCAACACCTCCCCCGCGTTCGACGCCAGCAGGTAGCGCAGGAACTTGCGGATGTCGGCGAAGATGTTTCGGCCCTCTTCGATGGCGGTGACGATCGTGGCGAAGTCGTCGTCGGCGAGCACCATGTCGGAGGCCTCGCGGGCGACGTCGGTGCCGACGTCGCCCATCGACACGCCGATATCGGCCCGTCGGAGGGCCGGTGCATCGTTGACGCCATCACCGGTCATCGCGACGATGTGACCGTCGTGCTGCAACGCACGCACCAGCCGGAGCTTGTGCTCGGGAGCGACGCGGGCGAACACGTCGGTCGACTCGACCGTGGCGCTCACCTCGGAGCGATCGTCCCAGTCGAGCCGGTCGAGCTGTGTTCCGGTGATCGGGTCGTCGGTGTTGCCGAGCCCGAGGGACGCCCCGATGGCCACCGCCGTACGCGGGTGATCGCCGGTCAGCATCACGGTTCTGATGCCGGCGGACCGAGCGCGATCGATGACCTCGGCCGCTTCGAGACGCGGCGGGTCCGACAAGCCGACCAGCCCGAGCCATTCGAGTTCGCGTTCGGCACCCTCGTCGAACGGATCCGGTCGTCCGTCGTGCCGACGGCGCGCCACACCGAGGGTTCGGAGCCCGGCATCGGCGAACCGCTCGACCTGTCCGCGCAGCTCGGCGACACGGTCGTCGTGCAGATCGATCGTCGCTCCGCACCGCGCCTCCGACACACACCGGTCGAGCAGCACATCGGGGGCGCCCTTGGTGTACTGCACCGCCCCGTCGGCCACGAGCACCGACATGAGCTTGCGGTCGGAGTCGAACGGCAGCTCGTCGACCCGTGTGTCGTTCGAGCGTCGATCGTCGTCGGGGAGCTTGGCCGCTGCCACGACCAGCGCGACCTCGGTCGGGTCGCCGTTGGGAACCCAGCGTTCGCCGTCGCGTTCGAGCGTGGCGTCGGACGCGATCGCTGCCGCGCGAACCAACTCGATCAGATCGTCGAGGTCCGCATCGTCTCCCATCTCGACCGAGCCGTCCGGGTCGTACCCCACACCGGTGAACGTCGCCTCTCCGGTTGCGGTGGCCACTCGGACCACGGTCATCTCGTTGCGGGTGAGCGTGCCGGTCTTGTCGGTGCAGATGACCGACGCCGAGCCGAGCGTCTCGACCGACAACAGCCGCTTGACGATGGCGTTGCGACGGCTCATCCGTTGCACGCCGAGTGCGAGCACCACGGTCATGATCGCCGGGAGCCCTTCGGGCACCGCGGCCACGGCGAGCGACACCGCGACGAGCAATGCGTCGAGCGCTTCCTCTGCCGTGTCGACGTCGGAGGTCGCCATGATCGCAGCGATCACCACCACGGCGAGCACGACCACGGCGATACCCAGCGTCCGACCGAGCCGCGCGACCTGGCGCTGCAGCGGGGTGGGTTCGACGTCGGTGTCGCCGAGCAGCGTCGCGATCCGACCGACCTCGGTCTCGTGACCCGTACCGACGACCACCGCACGGCCACGACCCTTGACGACCGAGGTGCCGCTCAGCACCATGTTGCTCCGGTCGGCCACCGGAGCATCCGACGGCACGAGCTCGGTGTGCTTCGAGATCGCCATGCTCTCGCCGGTGAGCGCAGCCTCGTTCACCTCGAGCGAGGCCGATTCGACGAGCCGACCGTCGAAGCCGACCACGTCGCCCTCGGCGAGCACGACCACGTCGCCGGGCACGAGCTCGGTCGTCGACACGCTTCGTCGCTCGCCGTCGCGCACCACGGTGCTGTGAGCTGCGGTCAACCGTCGGAGGGCGTCGACCGCTCGGGTCGCCCGACCCTCCTGCCACAGCCCGATCACCGCGTTGGCCACCACGATGAGGGCGATCACGATCGCCTCGACCGGAACCGACGAGCTGTCCTCGATCGTCCATGCCGCGAGCGAGATGACGATCGCCGCGATGAGCAGGCCGACCAGCGGATCGGTGAACTGCGAGAAGAAGCGGCGCAGCAACGACGGGCCGTCGTCGTGGGAGAGTTCGTTCGGCCCGAAGCGAGCGAGTCGATCGTCGGCGGCTCCGTCGCCGAGGCCCACTTCGAGGTCGACGTCGAGCTCCGACGCCACCGCCGAGGGTTCCATCGCCCACCATGTGTTCGAGGCGCGCCGTTGACTCGTGGCCGGTGCCGAGTTGGTGCTCATGGGTCTGTTCTCGCCGCTCTCCACGGACATCGGACGGGCGGCAGGCCGCTCACGACGCCGTGACCTGCGTGTCAGGCGTGACTGCCACTGTCGCTGCCGCTGTGCACGTCCGACAGGGTACAAGGTCCCCGCACTCCGATCTTCCGGCGGCCGGGGACTTTCGGCCCTGTCGTCACACCGCCCGATGGGACTCAAGTGGAGGCATGGAGCGCGAGGAATCGACCGACGCCGTCAACGACACACGCGAGCCGGACGACCGGCGCTGGGT contains:
- a CDS encoding pyridoxamine 5'-phosphate oxidase family protein, coding for MEPTQHDEASGTQILTEDECWERLRRTSIGRIGVLHDEQPAVYPVNYLVDGSSVVFRTRPDSKISQAPLLERVAFEIDGFEPADGDAWSVLIKGFGRFLDSVPEIAQVDRLLLFPWVDVDRSAWVRIIPVEVTGRSFHLVDGAVTDASIGWPEQVTRTGDDDLV
- a CDS encoding cation-translocating P-type ATPase yields the protein MSTNSAPATSQRRASNTWWAMEPSAVASELDVDLEVGLGDGAADDRLARFGPNELSHDDGPSLLRRFFSQFTDPLVGLLIAAIVISLAAWTIEDSSSVPVEAIVIALIVVANAVIGLWQEGRATRAVDALRRLTAAHSTVVRDGERRSVSTTELVPGDVVVLAEGDVVGFDGRLVESASLEVNEAALTGESMAISKHTELVPSDAPVADRSNMVLSGTSVVKGRGRAVVVGTGHETEVGRIATLLGDTDVEPTPLQRQVARLGRTLGIAVVVLAVVVIAAIMATSDVDTAEEALDALLVAVSLAVAAVPEGLPAIMTVVLALGVQRMSRRNAIVKRLLSVETLGSASVICTDKTGTLTRNEMTVVRVATATGEATFTGVGYDPDGSVEMGDDADLDDLIELVRAAAIASDATLERDGERWVPNGDPTEVALVVAAAKLPDDDRRSNDTRVDELPFDSDRKLMSVLVADGAVQYTKGAPDVLLDRCVSEARCGATIDLHDDRVAELRGQVERFADAGLRTLGVARRRHDGRPDPFDEGAERELEWLGLVGLSDPPRLEAAEVIDRARSAGIRTVMLTGDHPRTAVAIGASLGLGNTDDPITGTQLDRLDWDDRSEVSATVESTDVFARVAPEHKLRLVRALQHDGHIVAMTGDGVNDAPALRRADIGVSMGDVGTDVAREASDMVLADDDFATIVTAIEEGRNIFADIRKFLRYLLASNAGEVLVMVIGVLAAGPLGLRLGDGLAVPLLATQILWINLLTDSALALALGVDSSVEDVMSEPPRRLTDPIIDRAMWVTIAIVGTVTALAGLVALDLELAGGMLGGDGDLESGRTMVFTTIVLAQVFNAFNSRSDRVSAFVKLFDNRLLWAAVVATVLLQVAVVHLDVLNRAFETTPLSISQWATCWGLAATVLLANELRKLFARRRHDSAG
- a CDS encoding zinc-finger domain-containing protein, with the protein product MTDHQPHTCPYCDLRFKYQNEVVDHVRHDHPDHASVVAGIEPHELPHD
- a CDS encoding 2-hydroxyacid dehydrogenase; translated protein: MHDIVLFSAKPYDRAAFDEANQALDAPLVLEYLDTRLTEQTAPLAAGATSVCAFVNDDVSEAVLRTLAEAGTRLVAMRCAGYNNVDLDAAGRLGVTVVRVPSYSPNAVAEHTLALMLALNRKIHRAHNRVRDGNFSLDGLVGFDMAGKTAAVIGTGKIGVIVARLLWHLRCEVVAVDPFEDDHLRELGVSYVSLDEAFQRADIVTLNCPLTADTHHLIDEAALEAMKPGAMLVNTGRGALVDTNAVLASLKSGRLGSLALDVYEEEGDLFFEDRSDEIIDDDVFARLLTFPNVLITAHQAFLTREALTAIAETTLGNVRTVTAGGTCDNVVDAN
- a CDS encoding baeRF2 domain-containing protein, whose protein sequence is MTTDSTTGTNTGTRGPGLTTIAAIRARYEQPGPHASAVVDVPKPGTVGDDLDVRWSAVESELRSLGASERTVANMGDALRATHRRGHPLLVTANDHDAATCWLGFDIEPSISLGPLPALLPAAHQAALVPAPTVAAVIDRTGADLYVVGALDLDTLRAVDGDDEQIHKALGGGMSQPRHQRHSEVIWERNAELIAAAITNECASTGANGVVLTGDEREVNLVRDELVESRVGPVRPVRAGGRHEPTTPDRVRSAALDFRAERHRRLVERSLDDLREELGQRDQAIAGSVEVLEAITDNRVKTLFVDLDVGARSAHVDATIRAALAHGADLVTGTGFDLHDGIAAILRIPYT
- a CDS encoding universal stress protein; protein product: MSDLEQHVPSTTGPVIVGVDGSPEAERGMRFAADLAERLDVELVVIHAYGLIGSFGDWRDGPEERERQVRAAMADDWCAPLSQRTGLTWRWECVQGAAVEGLLRAADDIDAAFIVVGSHGAGHSVSPFLGSTSQDILRHSHRPVVVIPPADDHEHRRGGAAAMRDVVADA
- a CDS encoding ferritin-like domain-containing protein; protein product: MAEFLTDIETLRARARANIEQGPITDAYGADRERVIEVLNEALATELVCVLRYKRHYFTATGLNAAPVAAEFLQHANEEQGHADQIALRITQLQGSPNFDPEGLTTRSHAEYDDSSALLDMVREDLIAERIAIESYSEIIEWLGTKDSTTRRMLEDILSVEEEHADDLLSILEDMNA
- a CDS encoding sodium:calcium antiporter produces the protein MIALWIVAFVGGLVTASLASRRAVTHALAVADGSRVSSGFIGMTVLAIGTDLPEIANSIISAATGHGDLNVGDSAGSAMTQVTLVLGILCFGVEVVSDRRAVAALGILTATALGVISLLVRDGVFDRVDGLLLVASWVLALIAMRSLVSDSSPPAQPGSRIGPAIALTAVWLVVVAVAATVVVQSFVAITESIGVPEILAGAVVLALGTSLPELIVDWTAVRRGAGALALGDLFGSSFLDATFAVGIGPALTPTVVSSAATATCIVAGLGIIAATAIAATRPTLRRGSAVALVGVYGVATVALIAATG